The following proteins are co-located in the Wenzhouxiangella marina genome:
- a CDS encoding glutamine--tRNA ligase/YqeY domain fusion protein, whose translation MESQEPTSNFIRNRIRKELESGAYEYIVTRFPPEPNGYLHVGHAKSIVLNFSLPQEFGGYTNLRFDDTNPAREEQRYIDAIREDVHWLGYQWKNECHASDYFETLYGYALHLIDRGLAYVDSQDADAIREQRGTLTEPGRPSPHRDRSPEENRDLFERMRAGEFEDGAHVLRAKIDMAAPNINLRDPVIYRIRHQAHPRTGTEWCIYPSYDFAHGQSDAIESITHSLCTLEFEDHRPLYEWLLEHLPVPSRPHQIEFSRLNLDFTVLSKRRLTRLVDEGHVDGWDDPRMPTIAGIRRRGFTPQSIRAFCNEIGVTKSESVIPFGALERNLRDDLNVRAPRRMAVLRPLKVVLSNFPSDETEWFEAANHPQNPDMGTRQVAMTREIFIEEEDFMEDAPKKFFRLKPGGEVRLRNAFIIRCDEVIKDDSGRVVELHCSYDPETRSGQPGADRKVKGTIHWVSASHSVQAEVRLYDRLFNVPHPAADKERDFVEHLNPESLEIIPDARLEASLADAGVGEHYQFERTGYFVPDPLTRPERPVFNRAVTLRDAWAKIEKQFSQG comes from the coding sequence ATGGAAAGCCAGGAACCCACGAGCAACTTCATTCGAAATCGCATCCGGAAAGAGCTGGAGAGCGGCGCCTACGAATATATCGTCACGCGCTTCCCCCCGGAGCCCAACGGCTACCTCCACGTGGGCCACGCGAAATCGATCGTTCTGAATTTTTCCCTGCCACAGGAATTCGGCGGCTACACGAACCTGCGCTTCGATGACACCAATCCGGCGCGTGAAGAACAGCGCTACATCGATGCGATCCGCGAAGATGTCCACTGGCTCGGATATCAGTGGAAGAACGAGTGCCACGCCTCCGACTACTTCGAGACGCTGTACGGTTACGCGCTGCACCTGATCGACAGGGGCCTGGCCTATGTCGACAGCCAGGATGCCGACGCGATTCGAGAGCAACGGGGGACGCTCACCGAGCCCGGCCGCCCGAGCCCGCACCGTGACCGTAGCCCTGAAGAGAACCGAGACCTGTTCGAGCGGATGCGGGCCGGTGAATTCGAAGACGGCGCCCACGTCCTCAGAGCCAAGATCGACATGGCGGCTCCGAATATCAACCTGCGAGATCCGGTGATCTATCGCATTCGCCACCAGGCCCATCCCCGCACGGGCACGGAATGGTGCATCTATCCGTCCTATGACTTTGCCCATGGGCAATCCGATGCGATCGAATCGATCACCCATTCCCTGTGCACGCTGGAATTCGAAGATCACCGTCCACTCTACGAATGGTTGCTGGAACACCTGCCGGTCCCTTCTCGGCCGCACCAGATCGAGTTCTCCAGACTCAACCTCGATTTCACCGTACTGTCGAAGCGTCGACTGACGCGCCTGGTCGACGAAGGCCATGTCGATGGCTGGGACGATCCCAGAATGCCCACGATCGCCGGCATTCGTCGCCGTGGCTTCACGCCACAGTCCATCCGTGCCTTCTGCAACGAGATCGGCGTCACCAAGTCCGAGAGTGTGATCCCCTTCGGTGCTCTCGAACGGAATCTTCGCGATGATCTCAACGTACGTGCACCTCGTCGAATGGCGGTCCTCCGCCCGCTAAAAGTCGTGCTGAGCAATTTCCCGTCAGATGAAACGGAGTGGTTCGAGGCGGCCAATCACCCGCAGAACCCCGACATGGGCACCCGGCAGGTGGCCATGACGCGAGAGATCTTCATCGAAGAAGAAGACTTCATGGAAGACGCCCCGAAGAAGTTCTTCCGCCTGAAGCCCGGCGGGGAAGTGCGCCTACGGAACGCGTTCATCATTCGCTGCGATGAGGTGATCAAGGACGATTCCGGTCGGGTCGTCGAATTGCATTGCAGCTACGATCCGGAGACCCGGTCCGGCCAGCCAGGTGCCGATCGCAAGGTCAAGGGCACGATTCACTGGGTGTCGGCAAGTCATTCGGTTCAGGCCGAAGTGCGTCTCTACGATCGTTTGTTCAATGTGCCGCATCCGGCCGCGGACAAGGAGCGGGATTTCGTCGAGCATCTGAACCCGGAATCGCTTGAAATCATTCCCGATGCACGACTCGAGGCCAGTCTTGCCGATGCCGGAGTGGGGGAACACTACCAGTTCGAGCGAACCGGCTACTTCGTTCCCGATCCCTTGACCCGACCCGAGCGTCCCGTCTTCAATCGCGCGGTGACCTTGCGGGATGCCTGGGCGAAGATCGAGAAGCAGTTCAGCCAGGGCTGA
- a CDS encoding Spy/CpxP family protein refolding chaperone, with protein sequence MNTVFPILRTAIIGLAIATLSVPMAFAQADPSRHLERMSQELQLSDQQRADIEALIEAHRSRMDELGLDPETRREGRAERHALMQEIREVLTPEQQAQWAAGREERQRHRQERGGRRGFLRAMEGLDLSADQRQAIEALIEAQRGQEHAQRQAFMDEVRAILTPEQWDAFQARRESHRANRGRNGG encoded by the coding sequence ATGAACACCGTCTTCCCCATCCTCCGCACCGCCATCATCGGCCTGGCCATCGCCACCCTGAGCGTGCCGATGGCCTTCGCCCAAGCCGACCCGAGTCGACACCTCGAGCGCATGAGCCAGGAGCTGCAGCTCAGTGATCAGCAACGAGCCGACATCGAGGCCCTGATAGAAGCCCATCGGTCCCGGATGGACGAGCTGGGACTCGACCCCGAGACCCGCCGCGAAGGCCGGGCCGAGCGCCACGCCCTGATGCAGGAGATCCGCGAAGTACTGACTCCCGAGCAGCAGGCACAATGGGCCGCTGGCCGCGAGGAACGTCAGCGCCATCGCCAGGAGCGCGGTGGCCGACGCGGCTTCCTCCGTGCCATGGAGGGCCTGGACCTGAGTGCCGATCAGCGCCAGGCCATCGAGGCTCTGATCGAAGCGCAGCGGGGCCAGGAGCATGCCCAGCGCCAGGCCTTCATGGATGAGGTCAGGGCCATCCTGACTCCGGAGCAATGGGACGCCTTCCAGGCCCGCCGTGAATCACACCGAGCCAACCGCGGGCGAAACGGCGGCTGA
- a CDS encoding HAMP domain-containing sensor histidine kinase: MLRLYWRIFLAFWGVILISIIGTVVLNLQFDEARQVAGENSQRAERFAAGLRVRAERILDRGGPSALADWSRQQGRRSERIRLLVLDGQGLEINGQAWPRSAAPVVRAWREGRTLPPPSPEQRHRLELDHPVHGRFLLLVIAPPPHLLIRWFGPLGLPGLFVVALLASLLISLLLARTLTRPIEQIRSSGQALGRGELSARLPERLSGRRDELGELARDFNRMAERIQSLLESQQQLLRDVSHELRSPLARLRVGLTLADDASDPKSRARHFTAMERDLERLDHLIEEILRYARLTQAPGIEMETLDLSELVESVVESARTEAMPEAIRIDYQGPERLPIQGNTELLGRTVENLLRNALAHSPTGGTISVILESGPEQADLSITDQGPGVPERQLESIFEPFVRLSPERGESGRGGGIGLAIVRAAVEQHGGQVRAHNRVEGGLQVDLVLPRASARDTS; this comes from the coding sequence ATGCTTCGCCTCTACTGGCGAATCTTCCTGGCCTTCTGGGGCGTCATCCTGATCAGCATCATCGGCACGGTGGTGTTGAACCTCCAGTTCGACGAAGCTCGCCAGGTGGCCGGCGAGAACAGCCAGCGCGCCGAGCGTTTCGCTGCAGGCCTGCGCGTCCGGGCCGAGCGGATTCTGGATCGAGGCGGCCCCTCCGCCCTGGCCGACTGGAGTCGCCAGCAAGGACGGCGGAGTGAGCGCATTCGACTCCTGGTGCTCGACGGCCAGGGCCTCGAAATCAACGGACAGGCCTGGCCACGGAGCGCGGCCCCGGTCGTACGGGCCTGGCGCGAAGGCCGAACCCTGCCCCCGCCCAGCCCGGAGCAACGCCATCGCCTGGAGCTGGATCACCCCGTCCATGGGCGCTTTCTGCTGCTGGTCATCGCGCCCCCACCGCACCTGCTGATTCGATGGTTCGGCCCGCTGGGCCTGCCGGGCCTGTTCGTCGTGGCGCTGCTGGCCAGCCTGCTGATCAGCCTGCTGCTGGCCCGAACCCTCACCCGACCGATCGAACAGATCCGATCCAGCGGCCAGGCCCTTGGACGCGGGGAGCTCTCAGCCCGGCTGCCTGAACGTCTGAGCGGCCGGCGTGACGAACTGGGCGAGTTGGCACGGGATTTCAATCGCATGGCCGAGCGCATCCAGAGCCTGCTGGAGAGCCAGCAACAGCTGCTGCGGGACGTCTCGCACGAGCTCCGCTCGCCGCTGGCCAGGCTGCGCGTCGGACTCACCCTGGCCGACGATGCGTCGGATCCGAAAAGCCGCGCCCGCCATTTCACGGCCATGGAGCGTGATCTGGAGCGACTCGATCACCTGATCGAGGAGATTCTGCGCTACGCCCGCCTGACCCAGGCGCCCGGCATCGAGATGGAAACCCTCGATCTGTCGGAGCTGGTCGAATCCGTGGTCGAATCGGCCCGCACCGAGGCAATGCCGGAAGCCATTCGAATCGACTACCAGGGACCGGAGCGATTGCCGATCCAGGGCAATACGGAACTGCTGGGGCGAACGGTCGAGAACCTGCTTCGCAATGCGCTGGCCCATTCCCCGACCGGGGGCACGATCAGCGTGATCCTGGAGTCCGGCCCGGAGCAGGCCGACTTGAGCATCACCGACCAGGGGCCCGGCGTCCCGGAGCGCCAACTCGAGAGTATTTTCGAACCCTTTGTCCGCCTTAGCCCGGAGCGCGGCGAATCGGGCCGCGGGGGTGGCATCGGCCTGGCCATCGTGCGAGCGGCCGTCGAACAGCACGGCGGGCAGGTTCGAGCGCACAATCGCGTCGAAGGGGGCCTGCAGGTCGACCTGGTACTGCCCCGCGCCAGCGCCCGTGACACTTCTTGA
- a CDS encoding bactofilin family protein yields MFNKREASDTAGQAPSRASGSRPASAAGNAVIGASIKVDGTIRGEEDLLIEGRVDGTVELKQNSVTIGSRGQVKADVHAHTIFVEGRMEGNLVASERVVIRQSADIKGSITAPRISLEDGARFNGTIDMDPQTETLKQVFGSGGPARQAAGKSGESAS; encoded by the coding sequence ATGTTCAACAAGCGCGAAGCGTCCGATACTGCCGGTCAGGCACCTTCCAGGGCCTCCGGTTCCCGACCCGCCAGCGCCGCGGGCAATGCAGTGATCGGTGCATCGATCAAGGTGGATGGCACGATTCGCGGAGAGGAAGATCTGCTGATCGAAGGGCGCGTCGATGGCACCGTCGAGCTGAAGCAGAACAGTGTGACGATCGGTTCACGAGGGCAGGTCAAGGCTGACGTGCACGCGCACACGATCTTCGTCGAAGGCCGAATGGAAGGAAACCTCGTCGCATCAGAACGCGTCGTGATCCGTCAGAGTGCCGACATCAAGGGCAGCATCACGGCCCCTCGAATCAGCCTCGAGGACGGCGCGCGCTTCAACGGCACCATCGACATGGACCCGCAGACCGAGACTCTGAAACAGGTCTTCGGTTCGGGCGGCCCCGCCAGGCAAGCCGCCGGCAAGTCCGGCGAGTCCGCTTCCTGA
- a CDS encoding response regulator transcription factor codes for MDPTDRILIIDDDRELGSMLAEFLGGEGWSIELAHDGRAGLEAALSMEPAAVVLDVMLPGMSGFDILRSLRQRSAVPVIMLTARGEETDRIVGLELGADDYLPKPFNPRELAARLRAILRRRPGPAEEPTAEFNGLKFDRAARRVSLDGAPLQLTGAEYAILEQLAESAGTVVSKDQLCQEALGRELLPYDRSIDTHISRLRGKLGNLPDGEPRIQSVRGRGYVLVSGV; via the coding sequence ATGGACCCGACCGATCGCATCCTGATCATCGACGACGACCGCGAACTGGGCAGCATGCTGGCCGAGTTTCTGGGCGGTGAAGGCTGGAGCATCGAGCTGGCGCATGACGGTCGTGCCGGCCTCGAGGCGGCGCTGTCCATGGAGCCCGCCGCCGTCGTGCTCGACGTGATGCTGCCTGGCATGAGCGGCTTCGATATCCTGCGCAGCCTTCGACAACGCTCTGCCGTACCTGTGATCATGCTGACCGCGCGCGGCGAAGAAACCGATCGCATCGTGGGCCTCGAGCTGGGCGCCGACGACTACCTGCCCAAGCCCTTCAATCCGCGCGAGCTGGCCGCTCGCCTCCGCGCCATCCTGAGGCGCCGTCCCGGCCCGGCCGAAGAGCCAACGGCGGAGTTCAATGGTCTGAAGTTCGACCGGGCAGCCCGCCGCGTCAGCCTGGATGGGGCGCCTCTGCAGTTGACCGGCGCCGAGTACGCCATTCTTGAACAGCTGGCGGAATCGGCAGGCACGGTGGTATCGAAGGACCAGCTCTGTCAGGAGGCGCTCGGGCGCGAACTGCTGCCCTACGATCGAAGCATCGACACCCACATCAGCCGTCTGCGCGGAAAGCTCGGCAACCTTCCCGACGGTGAGCCTCGCATCCAGTCGGTCCGCGGCCGCGGCTACGTTCTGGTCAGTGGCGTCTGA
- a CDS encoding TonB-dependent copper receptor, whose protein sequence is MNACILRWPALLCACTLPFSAALAAEESPPEAPLETMVVTSPRVAPGQVSYDTQDLDNSRETGDLLRDITGVSGARIGGHGTDPVIRGLGQNRINVLLDGAFVHGACPNRMDPPTAYASASSYDRITVLRGVTTLEYGGGPGGTILMERHTERFQEGESARFGFDSAYRSNGDVRQASVDLSAGGSQGFLRVIGGWMDADNYEDGAGVEVRSAFQERSATLIAGWTPDETTRLVFSAEAQRLRDELFAGAGMDSPMSDNDGFRVQFESVEVGPWARLDAELFVSRVDHVMDNYSLRDAPSPMMLLRAPASSDTDGGRLVLEQDSTLGRWRYGLSIQNNARDAIRVNDFNQTLNSVLWPGVSIDQTGVFAELSRALVSSWQLTGGLRFDRVRAEAERAYENPPGMLLAPIELYERYNADADPGPRQEHHWGALLRLEHRLASGLGAVYATLSRSLRTADATERYIASNAPTPSRRWVGNPGLDPERHHQAELGLLLAEGAWNVEGSLFYNRIDDFILRDRTGRIDDNATVYRNVDATLWGGELNGRYRFGEQWRMELGLAYVRATNDDDHRPIAQTPPLEARLGLGYESDRWEAGIDWRAAARQRRVDDDPLIGSGLDSGDTPGWSVIDLRGRYSLNAQWRLEARIDNLLDRQYAEHLNRASAFDAEQIQVNEPGRSLSLRLSRRFD, encoded by the coding sequence ATGAACGCTTGCATACTCCGCTGGCCGGCACTGCTGTGTGCCTGCACGCTACCCTTCTCCGCTGCCCTCGCCGCGGAGGAGTCTCCCCCCGAAGCCCCCCTGGAAACGATGGTCGTGACCTCCCCGAGAGTCGCTCCAGGCCAGGTCAGCTACGACACCCAGGACCTGGACAACAGCCGTGAGACCGGCGACCTGCTGCGCGATATCACTGGCGTCTCCGGCGCCCGGATCGGCGGGCATGGCACCGATCCGGTCATTCGCGGTCTGGGCCAGAATCGCATCAACGTGCTGCTGGATGGTGCCTTCGTCCACGGTGCCTGCCCCAATCGCATGGACCCACCCACGGCCTATGCCAGCGCCTCCAGCTACGATCGGATCACGGTGCTGCGCGGCGTGACCACGCTGGAATACGGTGGCGGCCCCGGGGGCACCATCCTGATGGAGCGCCACACCGAGCGATTCCAGGAGGGAGAGTCAGCCCGCTTCGGGTTCGATAGCGCCTATCGAAGCAATGGCGATGTTCGCCAGGCGTCGGTCGACCTGAGCGCCGGAGGCAGCCAGGGCTTTCTGCGCGTGATCGGCGGCTGGATGGACGCCGACAACTACGAGGATGGCGCCGGGGTGGAGGTCCGTTCGGCCTTTCAGGAGCGGTCCGCTACCCTGATCGCTGGCTGGACCCCGGACGAGACGACCCGGCTGGTCTTCAGCGCCGAAGCCCAGCGCCTGCGCGACGAGTTGTTCGCCGGCGCGGGCATGGACTCTCCCATGTCCGATAACGATGGATTCCGGGTCCAGTTCGAGTCCGTCGAGGTGGGGCCCTGGGCCAGGCTCGACGCCGAACTGTTCGTGTCCCGCGTCGACCATGTCATGGACAACTACAGTCTGCGCGATGCCCCTTCACCGATGATGCTGCTCCGCGCGCCGGCGAGTTCGGACACCGACGGAGGACGCCTGGTGCTGGAACAGGACTCGACGCTGGGTCGGTGGCGCTACGGGCTCAGCATTCAGAACAATGCGCGGGACGCCATCCGCGTGAACGATTTCAACCAGACCCTCAACTCGGTCCTGTGGCCGGGCGTGAGCATCGATCAGACCGGTGTTTTTGCCGAACTGAGTCGCGCCCTTGTCTCGTCCTGGCAGCTGACCGGGGGCTTGCGATTCGATCGAGTACGGGCCGAGGCGGAGCGAGCCTACGAGAATCCTCCCGGCATGCTGCTCGCGCCCATCGAACTGTACGAACGCTACAATGCCGACGCTGACCCCGGTCCTCGCCAGGAGCATCACTGGGGCGCCTTGCTGCGCCTGGAACACAGGCTCGCCAGCGGTCTGGGTGCAGTCTATGCCACCCTCTCGCGCAGCCTGCGGACGGCCGATGCTACCGAGCGCTATATCGCCTCCAATGCGCCGACGCCATCACGGCGCTGGGTCGGCAACCCCGGCCTGGACCCCGAGCGCCACCACCAGGCCGAGTTGGGCCTGCTATTGGCCGAAGGCGCCTGGAACGTGGAGGGCTCGCTGTTCTACAACCGCATCGACGACTTCATCCTGCGTGACCGCACGGGGAGGATCGACGATAACGCCACGGTGTACCGGAATGTCGACGCGACACTATGGGGTGGAGAGCTGAATGGACGCTATCGCTTCGGTGAACAGTGGCGGATGGAGCTGGGCCTGGCCTACGTTCGTGCCACCAACGATGATGATCACCGACCGATCGCCCAGACACCGCCCCTGGAGGCACGTCTGGGTCTGGGCTATGAGTCCGATCGCTGGGAGGCCGGCATCGATTGGCGAGCCGCGGCGCGACAGCGCCGAGTCGATGATGATCCCCTGATCGGATCGGGACTGGATTCCGGCGACACACCGGGCTGGTCGGTCATCGATCTTCGCGGACGATACAGCCTGAACGCACAGTGGCGACTGGAGGCGAGGATCGACAATCTGCTGGATCGGCAATATGCAGAGCACCTGAACCGTGCCAGCGCCTTCGACGCCGAACAGATCCAGGTCAACGAACCCGGGCGCAGCCTATCCCTGCGCCTGAGCCGTCGATTCGACTGA
- a CDS encoding energy transducer TonB, with the protein MNSVLRYLCMVAIAAVLTLSSFYLMHRLIAQAPQSPPLVHTEHSIHFGPVDIPEDPRRKVREVAPEEPEPVEQPTIPQRGPITRIVPDRSMVDLAPSDYGEKILTGGVQPVPPSSNRDARPTNPIAPIYPRRAALEGVEGWVRVEVVVDANGLVRSSRVIDSDPRGVFDDAALRSVNRWSWEPRLVNGRPVQQTVVQELVFSLNES; encoded by the coding sequence ATGAATAGCGTGTTGCGTTACCTTTGCATGGTCGCGATTGCGGCCGTTCTGACCCTGTCTTCTTTCTATCTGATGCACCGCCTGATCGCTCAGGCGCCCCAATCGCCACCGCTCGTCCACACCGAGCACTCGATCCACTTCGGCCCGGTGGACATCCCGGAGGACCCAAGACGAAAGGTGCGAGAGGTCGCTCCGGAGGAACCGGAACCGGTCGAACAGCCCACGATTCCGCAACGCGGCCCCATCACACGGATCGTTCCCGATCGATCAATGGTCGACCTCGCCCCATCCGATTATGGTGAGAAGATCCTGACCGGTGGCGTTCAGCCGGTGCCCCCGTCAAGCAATCGGGATGCTCGCCCGACCAATCCCATCGCGCCGATCTATCCGAGGCGCGCTGCACTCGAGGGCGTGGAAGGCTGGGTTCGGGTCGAAGTCGTCGTCGATGCCAATGGTCTGGTTCGGTCCAGCCGAGTCATCGATTCGGATCCGCGCGGGGTCTTCGATGATGCGGCGTTGCGGAGCGTCAACCGCTGGAGCTGGGAGCCTCGCCTGGTGAACGGCCGCCCGGTGCAGCAGACGGTCGTTCAGGAGCTGGTATTCAGCCTCAACGAAAGCTGA
- a CDS encoding phytanoyl-CoA dioxygenase family protein: protein MALTREQIEQFQRDGFLCLDLGLDPAQTERIIVDVAPHYPPGDLHAQANGTRIQDAWTFSQAARDLALHPVVLDALQTLYGRKALAFQTLNFPVGTQQRTHSDTIHFNSEPAGFMAGVWVALEDIDEENGALVYYPGSHRLPEQTMQDVGTGIGYEHYPDYESHIEALVEGEGLEAQRARVSRGQAFIWHGNLLHGGGSHPDRSRTRHSQVTHYFFEGCRYYTPMNSTPDKRQWREPQWIGEPARSQQAGLVSRILRRIKRQLGG from the coding sequence ATGGCACTCACCCGGGAACAGATCGAACAGTTCCAGCGAGACGGATTTCTCTGTCTGGACCTGGGCCTGGATCCTGCCCAGACCGAGCGCATCATCGTCGACGTCGCGCCCCACTATCCCCCGGGCGATCTTCACGCTCAGGCCAATGGCACGCGGATTCAGGATGCCTGGACCTTCAGCCAGGCCGCGCGGGATCTGGCCCTGCACCCGGTCGTTCTCGACGCCCTGCAAACGCTCTACGGGCGGAAGGCGCTGGCCTTCCAGACCCTGAATTTCCCCGTCGGCACCCAGCAGCGCACCCATTCGGACACGATCCACTTCAACAGCGAGCCTGCCGGCTTCATGGCCGGCGTCTGGGTGGCGCTGGAAGACATCGACGAGGAGAACGGCGCCCTCGTGTACTACCCGGGCAGCCACCGTCTGCCGGAGCAGACCATGCAGGACGTCGGCACCGGCATCGGTTACGAGCACTACCCTGACTACGAATCCCACATCGAGGCCCTGGTCGAAGGCGAAGGGCTCGAGGCGCAGCGAGCGCGCGTGTCGCGCGGCCAGGCCTTCATCTGGCACGGCAATCTGTTGCACGGTGGGGGCAGCCACCCCGACCGATCTCGCACGCGCCACAGTCAGGTGACCCACTACTTCTTCGAAGGCTGCCGCTACTACACGCCGATGAACTCCACGCCGGACAAGCGCCAGTGGCGCGAACCACAATGGATCGGCGAGCCGGCCCGAAGCCAGCAGGCCGGACTGGTGAGCCGCATTCTGAGAAGAATCAAGCGTCAGCTGGGCGGCTGA
- the mscL gene encoding large-conductance mechanosensitive channel protein MscL → MSLMKEFREFAVKGNMVDMAVGIIIGAAFGRIISSLVNDVIMPPLGLLIGGVDFSDLAVVLQQAEGEGEAVLLRYGLFINNLIDFVIIAFAIFMAIKVMNRLKRKEEAKPAEPAKPPRQEVLLEEIRDLLKKQAS, encoded by the coding sequence ATGAGCTTGATGAAGGAATTTCGGGAGTTTGCCGTCAAGGGCAATATGGTGGATATGGCAGTGGGGATCATCATCGGTGCGGCGTTCGGGCGAATCATTTCCTCGCTGGTCAATGATGTGATCATGCCGCCGCTCGGCTTGCTGATCGGCGGGGTCGATTTCAGTGATCTGGCGGTCGTCCTGCAACAGGCCGAGGGCGAGGGCGAAGCGGTACTGCTGCGCTACGGACTGTTCATCAACAACCTGATCGATTTCGTGATCATCGCCTTTGCCATCTTCATGGCCATCAAGGTCATGAACCGGCTCAAGCGCAAGGAGGAGGCCAAGCCCGCCGAGCCGGCCAAGCCGCCTCGCCAGGAAGTTCTGCTGGAAGAGATTCGCGACCTGCTGAAGAAGCAGGCCTCCTGA